The Natronosporangium hydrolyticum nucleotide sequence ATCTGCGAGCACTGCCCCAGCTTCCACACCGACGCCAGCTCATTGCCCATCCTCGCCGCCCAACGCGTCAACGCCACCACTCTGGCCGCCGACGCCGAACAACGCGGCTGGATCAGCGAAGCCGAACGGCACCACGAACTCATCGCCCGCGAATGCGTGGGCTGCCCTCGGCCTCGCCTCGCACTTGCCCTCTGCCTGTGGGTCTGCTGTCGGTCGTGCGGCAGGCCTACGAGCTGGTTGGGGTTCGGCACGGCCCAAGCGTCGATGGCGGCTCAGCGGGGAGTCCGCCGCACGCTAGTTCATGGACGAACCGAGCTTGATGGTACGGCGCTTGAAGGGTACCGGGCCGCCTTCCAGATGGTAGAGGGCCAAGACGTTGAGGTCGTGGCGTTCGAGAGAGCCGGTGGCCTCGACGACGCCGTTCTTCGCGTCAGAGGTCATGGTGATGATCATTTCGGCGTCAGCGGAGACGACGAGGCCGGGGCTTCGAGTAGCAAAGAGGTACTGCCTGCTACCTCGTAGGTCGCGCAGCTTCGCGACGAGGTATTCCTCGATCCACGGTGCGTGGAGCGCGTCTTCGGGCTGGTCGATGATCAGAGGGGCATCGCCGTCGGCGAGGGCGATGATCAGGATGGCCGTGCACTTCTGGCCGTGGGCCAGCCGCTCGATCGGCACATAGTCGTCGTTGCTGTGCTTGCGGAACTCGACCGCTAGCCCGTCGTGCAGGTCGAGCGTCTGCAGCTGCAGGAAGTCCTCGATGGTGCCTTTCTCGATCACGTGCTCGAACAGGGTCTCGATGTGCTTGCGCTCGACGTCGGTGGCGGCGCACACGCCGTCGATGTCCCCCGCCAGGAACGAACGGACCAGCTTGACGGGGGTCGACTTGTTGCAGATCTGTTGGAGGATCGGGGCGCGCAGCCGGGAGCCTTTGGCGATAGCCGACAGGTTTGACAGATAGGCCGAGTCGTCGTTCTCGGGGAGCATCTTGATCCGGACGATGCCGCCCATCAGCTTGTTGAGCGCCTTGATCCGGTTATCGCGCTGCTGTCGTCGTGTCTTACGCGTCTCCAGGAGCTCTGCTATCAACTCCTCCCGGTACGTTGTGGTTGCGGCCCGGTTCGGCAGCAACTCGTGGTTCATTTGGGTTAGCTGCGCGTGGAGCTGCACCTTCTCCGTCTGTAGTTCCACCAGGCGGGTCCGTAAGGCGGCGAGCCCCTTGTTGTCGACGTCAATCCGGCTGACTGCCTCGGCGAGCTGATTGTCGAACTGCTGGTACCGCTCGAGCCACTCCTGCCGGATGGCAGCCAGTTCCTTGTTGACCGCCAGCAGCACCTGGGACAGCTGTGTGTTGGCCGCGTTGATCGCCTCGCACAACTGGGCATAGGCTGCCTGCGCTCGTGCGTAGAGGCCCTGGTTGTCGACAACAGCGGCTGGGTCCCCGAACTTGTCCCCGCTTTCAGTCGGGGCGGTAAGCTTCAGTTCGGGGTGACCGACCAGCTGGTCGAACAGGGCTTTCTCCGTGCTCCAGTTGGCCTGCATCTTGACGCAATGCCGTTAAGGTAGGGCGTCTGGGCAGGCCAGGATGGGTGTGGGTGGTCCGGCATGTCGGATGATCTTGTCGGTGGGTCGCTTGACGCGGTAGGAGTTGTGGCGGGCGCGTTTCACCGCGCGGGGGCAGGTACGTTGACGCCGTCGTGGGTTGAGATGCCGCAGGATTTCCTGTGTGGACTCGGCGATCGCTTCGGTGAGGTGTTCAGGGGGAAATAGCCGCCTGGTCGGTGACCTGGCGGCGGACCACACGAAGGCCACGTATGAACGATGTCCGGTCGGGGTCGTAGCCAGCCTCGTCGGCGGCGTCGACCAGTAGGGCGCGGATGCCGTAGTGTGCCAGCAGCAGGCCCCACAGCTCCTGCTCGACCAACTCGGGGGTCTTCGACCGCAACACTTGGCCACGGCCCCGCAGGTCGGTCTTGACCTCGTCGATAGCCGATTCCTCTTCCCAGCGCTGGTGGTAGGCGCCGGCCAGCTCGCCAGCGTCGACCTGCCGCGGATCCAGCATGGTGGTGACCACGGCGATCAGCTCACCGCCGGGGTTACGGTCGGGCACGGTGTACTCGACCACCCGCACCAGGCGGGCCAGTTCGGCAGGCACCTCGGCGCCGGTTTTGGCCGCCGCGGCCAGCCGGGCACGCCGGTCGGCGTCCAGCCCGGGCCGGTAGATCAGGGCCAGGTAGGAGCCGTCGGCCAGCCACCGCAGGTGCCCGATCGACACCGACGCGCCGATGCGCCAGAGCAGGTCAGCACCCGTATCGGCGAAGCTGTTGAACAACTCCCAGGAGTACAAGCCGGCATCGGCGGTGACCAGCATGTCCGGCTCGATCTTGTCGACCAGTTCGGCGGCCAGGGTTCGTTCCCCGGCGCGGGCCGCGCCGGGCACCGCGGCCACGATCGCCCGGGTGCCGCACTCGGCCAGGGCCATCACCTGCAGTTTCGGGAACGCCGAAGCCTTCGGACCCGACCCGATCCGCCCGAAATGTTCCACGTTGGCGTCGCTGTCGGGCACGTCGAAGCTGGTGCCGTCGATAGCCATCAGCCGGCGCCTTGCCAGCCACGCCCCCTTCGTACCAGTGGTGGCGATCGGCACCGCTGCCCGGTCGAACAGTTCCTTGACCGGTGCCGCACCCAGCCGTTTACGGGCCTGGCAGATCGCCGAGGCGGTGGGCACCTGCCAGTCATCGACCCACGAACCGAGCTTACGAAGGTTCCCCACCAGCCGCCGCATCACTTCCTCATAGGACTCGTTTGAGTACAGGCCCAAGGCGATCGCGTAGCGGATCATCACATGAGCAGGAAGCAGCCGGCGGCGTTTCTCCCGTACACCGGTGTCGTTGATGACTTCCTCGATCAGGTCCCGGCCGAACCTCGCCGACAGCACACCCAGCCCGATGTGGTCGGTCAGCCGGTCACCCGAAACCTGCTCATCTTCCTGCCCCTGCGGCACCGCCATGACCGGGAACGGTAACCCACCCGCCGGCGCAACGCTCACCCCACCGCGCTGACCTCGAAAAACGCCCCTACCTTAACGGCATTGCATCTTGACGACCTCATCGTCGAACAAGCCGGACAGCTCCTCCAGCCGCTTCTCGACCTCCGGCAGGGCCTGCAATCTGTGCCGGGCTTGCGCGATCGTCGACTCGAGCTCGGCGATGAGACGGCCGTTGTCGTTGAGCCGGGCTACCGTGTCCGTTTCGCGGATCTCGAACTCGGTCAGGTCGAGTGCGGGGTCGATGAGCGCCATCCGGCCGACCTCCGTTCGCGCGTACTCGATCACCTCGCCCTGGGAGAATCCGGTGATCGGGATCCGGCCGGACGGGCCGGTCAACTGCTCGGTGTCGCCGATGAACTCGGGCTGTGTGGACCCGTCCTCGAAGTACGCGCGGCGCACGAGGCACCGCGCGTGACCGCGGGTGAGCACGATCTCGACGGTCGAGCCCGAGGTCAGGGCGTATCTGAGCCGGGACTCTACCTCTCTGCGGACCTGTGGGAAGTCGTCGGGATCGCTCTGCTGGTCGAGCGCAAACCGGACCAGCTCGATGAGTAGCGACTTGCCTGTGCCGGTGCCGCCGAGCAGGCAGGTGAGGTCGCCTGAGAACTCGAACTGCTGAGCGTCGAGGAACCCGCCGGTCACTGTCACCGACTCGATCACCGTGTGCTCTGGCGCCGCGGGCTCCACCAGGCGCACTCGCAGCGGCGGATCGGCCAGCGCGTGCCGCAGCCCGCGCAGATCCGGCCTCGATGCCTTGATCCAGGTCCGGCGGTGCCCGATGCCGTGGAGGGCGTGGGCACTCGCGCCGGGCGCGGTGGTGTCGGAGCTGCGGACGACCGCCAGGTCGCGTTTGCCATGGAGCCGAGTTCTGATCTTCTCGGCCTCGGTGATGTCGACGACCTCGACGGCCGCGATGGTAGGGTCCAGCAGGGTCCGGTTTACGTGGTCAGCGACGGGAAGCTTGAGCAGACCCTTCTCCCGGTCGGCGTGTGCCGCTATCGTCAGACCGCCCCTGGCGGAAATGATCTTCGCGGTATCGGCGAAGCCGGTGCGCAGGGCCTTGTGGAGGTCGCCGTGGTCGGCGCGGAGGATCCCAAGTTCGACGAGTACGTCCTCGATGAACTGTGCCGGTGTGCCTTCTTCCCAGATGGCGAGGAGGTGGCCTTCGGCTGTGCTGAGTTCCACGCCGGGTAGCACCACGAGAGGGGTGTCCCGGGCAGCCTCCGCCATCGCGTCGCACCAGTCGGCGGTGTTGTGGTCTGTGACGGCGATCGCGTGCAGTCCCGCGGCGAGCGCCGCTTCGACGATCTGTCGGGCGTCGCTGGCGCCGTAGGTACGGAAATCGACATCATTCGACGCTGGGGTATGAATGTGAAGGTCGACAGCCCAGAATCGCGCGGGCGCGTGCTTCGCATCTGCCATCGATACCGCCCCACCGCTCTCAGTTGGTGCTGTTGTTGACGTCACAGCACTCGCTCCGTGTTCTTTCGCCTTTCGCTCGAGTCGACACTGTAACGATTACTGACCGAAGAGGAGACGCGACCTTCGACCACACGTGTGAATAGGGCCGACAGGGTGACTCCTTCCAGACCATCGGGCTCCACTATCCGCCGTTCCGCCGAGCGAGGCCGACGAACATCCTCCGCGGCCACCGATTGGCGCAAGAGCGTCGTCTATGTTCGACGAAGTTGTTGGATGATCGCTGTTGCGCAGCCCTCGGCGTCGCGGACGATCTCGCCACCCCAGAACGACAGCACAGTCCATCCGGCGTCGGCTAGTTGGTCGCGCTTGGCTTTGTCGGATGCCTGCCGTTCGGGGTAGTGGTGGTGTTGCCACCCGTCACAGAAGACCGCGACCTTGTGCTCGGGCCAGGCGAAGTCGGCGATCGTGACGGGGCGGGTGGTGCCGTCCGTCCCGACTAATGAGAGTTGCTGGGTCGGTCGTGAGGCAGATTCGGTACCGGTGGCCACCGGCGGGTGAGCACTTTGTCCTGGCTGGGCCTTGGAGCCCTTCAGCCCAAGACCGTTCCCCCGTCGGGGTCCGGGAGGGTTGATCGCTGCTGGGATGTTGTGCCCGCCGCCTGACGTGAGCACTGTTCATTAGTCTGCCGATGGTTCTCCCCTGGCTGCTGCAGAACGGGTATCTGGACATGGGTGTGCCGGAGGGAGAGCACGGATGCGGCTGTGCGTGGGTGATGACTGGGCAAAGGACCATCACGACATCGAGGTGATCAACGAGGTCGGCAAGGTGCTGGTCAGAAGCGGCTACCTGAAGGGGTCGCGCGAATCGGGCAACCGCACGAGCTGATCGGCCGCTTTGGCGGCGACAAGTCGTCCGGCGGTCCCATGGCATAGCTAGATCTCGATGTTAAGCACAGACGTCGCACAGCGCTGGCGGTGAGTGCTCGAATCGCACACATCCTTGAGCTACGGACTAGCTGCCCGGCCGACCATGAACTGACATGTGGCCGCGGCTAGGGTGTGACGGTGGTGGTCATCCTGGTGGAGAAGTTCGGCTCGGACGGCTTCCTGGAACGTTCTTGGGATCTGCCACCAGATGTCGTTGGGCCACTGCGTGCGCACGTCAACGTGACACCTGAAGGCTGGATCGTGGACGTGTGGCCGGTGACGACGGACGTCGCTGCAGTCCTGCAGCCATGGATCGACGAGCCCATCGATGTCAGATCCGGTGCCTTGTTCGTCAGTTCCGCTCAGGTGGAGGCGTAGGACGGCCGGCGCAAGCTCCACCAGGCTCGGGAGGCAGCGGCGCGATCACTGCCCACGCATCGCCGGTCACCTCGCCACGACCCCACCGCACATCGCCAAACGACCGACGGCTACAAGATCGGCAGCACACCCAATCCGGCCGCGTGCGCTTTGGGCGGCCTTGCGGTTGGCGCGGAAGACCCGATTAGTGCGCACTTCTCGCCGTCTTCGTGGGTGAATCCGGAGGTCAGCGAGCCGAAACCCGTCAAGATCAGCGATCTTGAGCCAAGACAGGTCGTCCTCGTCCACGAACTGGCCCACCTCAACCACCCCGGCACACCCCCGACGTTCTGGGCCACCGTCGAACGAGCCCTACCCGACTACGAACGCCGCAAGAACGACCTCCTCATCGCAGGCGCCCGCCTCTGGCTCGGCTGGGCCACGCGACAGACCAACACCAGGCCTGATCAACAGCGCCCCCGTTTACCCCCCGAAAACCCCGTCCGCGGATCGACGAACGGCGACAAGTAGTGATCATCAGCTGGCCGCATTCCTGCAGCTCAGGGGCGAGTTCTGACAACCGATGACAAGTCCGGGCGAGCGCCGGTTCGGGAGAAGAGGCCGTGGGTTCAAATCCCGCCACCCCGACCAGCTCATGGGCCACTTTCCATCGATGAAGGTGGCCCTTTTTAGCGGTTGCGTTCGCGGCTTGTCTCAGTGACTGCCTCGCGGAGCGGCTTGTCCTCGGCCACGCGTTGCACCACCACGGGCCACTCCCACCCGACCTCGGCCCCTTGCTGGCGCCGCAGCCACCCGAACATCGACCGTGGATCGTCGCCGACCGCGGGCGGCGGGATCGGCGGGATCTCACCCGCGACGGCATAGACGAGGGCCAGGTAGAAATTGACGGCTCCGGTGGTGCCGCCGTCTCCCCAGTTCACGCCCTCTGCGTGGGAGGCGACGCCGCCGGCAACGGCACCAGTCGCCCGTTGTCACCCGCCACGAACGCTCGGCCGGAGCAGGCCCGCACCGCCGTTGGCTGCCCGATGCCGGCCACCGGTCGCTGCACCGGCCACAACAGCCGCAGCTGATCGTCGATGCGTACTACGAGGTTCCCGGCGGCGCCGCGAAACACCGCCTGCAATCGCTGGGGCGCCTGGTGTAGTTCCGCCACCGCGGTTGCCGGCGCCGTTGACGCGTCCGGCATCAGGGTGTGGATCAGGTCCAGCATGGGGACCTCCGCCAGTTCGACCTGGTCAAGCGTTTCGGCGTAGGCGATCACCAGCGGCGACGCGGCATCCAAGCTCACGCTGGTGTGATGACCCGGCTCGACTTGGGGGGTCGACGTGAGCTCTCCCGGTCCGGTCGGCTGCCCCGCCGAGTCGCCCGCTGGCCGCGGAGCAGCGCCGGAGCGGCGGACGATCCGGTCCGCCAGCACCTCGACGGCCGGGATCATCGCGAGCAGTAGCAATGCTGCGGCACCCCACCACAGGGACAGCAGGCCCGCCGTAGCCATCACGGCGAAGTTGCCGACCCCGTGGCCGACGTGCCGGCGGATCTCAC carries:
- a CDS encoding IS4 family transposase, whose protein sequence is MAVPQGQEDEQVSGDRLTDHIGLGVLSARFGRDLIEEVINDTGVREKRRRLLPAHVMIRYAIALGLYSNESYEEVMRRLVGNLRKLGSWVDDWQVPTASAICQARKRLGAAPVKELFDRAAVPIATTGTKGAWLARRRLMAIDGTSFDVPDSDANVEHFGRIGSGPKASAFPKLQVMALAECGTRAIVAAVPGAARAGERTLAAELVDKIEPDMLVTADAGLYSWELFNSFADTGADLLWRIGASVSIGHLRWLADGSYLALIYRPGLDADRRARLAAAAKTGAEVPAELARLVRVVEYTVPDRNPGGELIAVVTTMLDPRQVDAGELAGAYHQRWEEESAIDEVKTDLRGRGQVLRSKTPELVEQELWGLLLAHYGIRALLVDAADEAGYDPDRTSFIRGLRVVRRQVTDQAAISP
- a CDS encoding AAA family ATPase, giving the protein MADAKHAPARFWAVDLHIHTPASNDVDFRTYGASDARQIVEAALAAGLHAIAVTDHNTADWCDAMAEAARDTPLVVLPGVELSTAEGHLLAIWEEGTPAQFIEDVLVELGILRADHGDLHKALRTGFADTAKIISARGGLTIAAHADREKGLLKLPVADHVNRTLLDPTIAAVEVVDITEAEKIRTRLHGKRDLAVVRSSDTTAPGASAHALHGIGHRRTWIKASRPDLRGLRHALADPPLRVRLVEPAAPEHTVIESVTVTGGFLDAQQFEFSGDLTCLLGGTGTGKSLLIELVRFALDQQSDPDDFPQVRREVESRLRYALTSGSTVEIVLTRGHARCLVRRAYFEDGSTQPEFIGDTEQLTGPSGRIPITGFSQGEVIEYARTEVGRMALIDPALDLTEFEIRETDTVARLNDNGRLIAELESTIAQARHRLQALPEVEKRLEELSGLFDDEVVKMQCR
- a CDS encoding endonuclease domain-containing protein; its protein translation is MATGTESASRPTQQLSLVGTDGTTRPVTIADFAWPEHKVAVFCDGWQHHHYPERQASDKAKRDQLADAGWTVLSFWGGEIVRDAEGCATAIIQQLRRT
- a CDS encoding IS110 family transposase, which codes for MRLCVGDDWAKDHHDIEVINEVGKVLVRSGYLKGSRESGNRTS
- a CDS encoding M48 family metallopeptidase, translated to MNPEVSEPKPVKISDLEPRQVVLVHELAHLNHPGTPPTFWATVERALPDYERRKNDLLIAGARLWLGWATRQTNTRPDQQRPRLPPENPVRGSTNGDK